TAGGAGACCTGGGCGCCGACGGCGACACCCCGCGCGGCGGCCCGCTCGCACACCCGGCGCATCGTCGACGGATCGCCCGCGTGGAACCCGCAGGCCACGTTCGCGCTGGTCACGACGTCGAGCAGGGCGTCGTCGTCACCGAGCCGCCAGATGCCGAAGCCCTCACCGAGGTCGCTGTTGAGGTCGATCACGCGGGCATCACCCCCACGGAGACGAGGAGCAGGGTCAGACCGGGCAGGAAGTTGTTGACCACGTGCGCGACGACGCTCGCCGTCAACCTGCGCGTGATCAGCCGGGCGATGCCGATCGGGATCGCGATGACGATGAGCAGCGAGGTCCGCAGCGGCTCCAGGTGGCTCGCGGCGAAGATCAGCGTGGTGAGCGTGAACGCCGCCCACCGGCTCCAGCGCTGCCGCTCGATCGCCCCCCACAGCAGGCCGCGGTAGATGACCTCCTCGCAGACCGGGCCGAGGAAGCACACGTAGAGGAACATCGCGACGGCCGCGCCGAGCGGCAGGGCCGCGCCGTCGACCAGTTCGCCGATGGCCGAGGTGGCGTTCTGGTCGCCGACCACCCGGGACCAGACCACCGCGGCCACGTAGGTGAGCACCAGGCCGAGGGCGCCGAGCTTGAGGCCGACCTTCACGTCCGCCCAGTCCCAGCCCAGGCGCAGGTCCTGCAACGGGCCGTTGCCGCGCAGGTGGGTGATGGCGACGGCCGCGGCGGCGGCGAGCACGGTCGGGACGATCGAGCCGACCAGGATGAACGCGACCGAGTTGCCGAGGTCGGTGCCCGAGGTGCGGGCGATCGCCGTGATGAACACGGCGCTGAGGATGAAGATCGCCTCGACCAGCAGGAACGCGCCGAAGCCCCAGCGCTGCCCGGACCGGGCGGGTTCCGGCTCGCGGCCGACCGCGCGGACGCTGGCGATCAGTCCCGTCGGGGGTACGTCCGGTGGGTTCACAGCCATCCACCCTAATCAGCCGGTGTAGAGGTACACGGCGGGCAACAGGTTGTTCGTCGCGTGGGCCACCACGCTCGACGCCACGCGCCCGGTGATCATGCGGGCCGCGCCGATGGCCAGCCCCTGGGCGAAGAGGCTGATCATGCGCCAGCTCTCCTCGTGCAGGAAGGCGAACACCAGCGCGGTGAGGGCGAGGACCGCGACCCGCGGCACCCGGTAGTGGGCCAGTGCCTGCCACAGGGCTCCCCTGGTCAGCAGCTCCTCGGCCAGTGGCGCGCCGAGGAAGACGAACAGGACCGCGGCGGCCAGCCAGACGGTGCGACCGCCCGACAGCGCCTCGATCCGCTCCGCGCCGGACGTCTGGTCCCGGGTCAGTCGGAGCAGGATCGCGCCGAGCAACCACGCCGCCAGCAGCGCCGCGCCGCCGGCGGCCAGGCCGACCTTGAGGTCGCGGACCGTGGGCAGCAGGCCGAAGTCCCGGTTCGGCCCGGCGCCCCACCGCCAGGACACGACGGCGGGTCCCAGGCCGAGCAGCACGTTCGGCAGGAACACCAGCAGCAGGAGCGGGCCGAGCACCGGCGGGTCGGAGATGTCGACCTCGGCGAAGCGATCGGCCGTCGCCGCGGTGAACACCAGGGTGGCCAGGTAGTAGCCCGCCAGCCCCGTGAAGAACGCCAGGAAGCCCCAGTGTGCCCGCCCGGTGCCCTGTTCCTCCACTCGTCCGAACGTAGTGGTGTCCGGTCGGGGCACGCCGCCCGAGGGCGGTCAAGATCACCCTGACGGCGGCACGGCGCCTTCGGAGTCGTGCACGCCGGTCGGACCCGGGCCTGATCAGGCCCGGATCGATCAGGCCCGGAATCGATCAGGCCCGGATCGATCAGGCGTGGACGCGTCCGCGCAGCATGACCAGCTCCGGGTGGCGCAGGGCGTCCAGGTCGACGCGCGGGTCGGTCCGGTAGACCACGACGTCGGCCGCCGCGCCCTCGGTCAGCGACGGGAAGCCCAGCCACTCGCGGGCCGCCCACGACGCCGCGCCGAGCGCGCGTTCCGCCGTCATGCCGACCCGGCGCAGGGCCTGCACCTCGTCGACGATCCGGCCGTGCTCGATGCCGCCGCCCGCGTCGGTGCCCGCGAACACGGGCACGCCCGCCTCGACCGCCTTGGCGACGGTCCCGGCGCCGCGCGCGTACAGGTCGAGCATGTGCCGCTGGTAGACCGGGTACTTGTCGGCGCCCGCCGCGATCGACGGGAAGTTCTCGGTGTTGATCAGCGTCGGGACCAGGGCGGTGCCGTTGCGGGCCATCTGCTCGACGGTGGCGTCGGTGAGGCCGGTGCCGTGCTCGACGCAGTCGATGCCCGCGTCGAGCAGGTCGGGCAGGGCCTCCTCGCCGAACACGTGGGCGGTGACCCGCGCCCCGCCCTCGTGGGCGACCTTGACGGCCTCGGTGAGCGCGTCGCGGGTCCACAGCGGCTTCAGGTCGCCGCTCCCCCGGTCGATCCAGTCGCCGACGAGCTTGACCCAGCCGTCGCCCTGCCCGACCTGCTCCGCGACGGCGGCCGGCAGGTCGGCCGGGTCCTCGACCTCCACGCCCAGGTACTTGATGTACCGCTTGGGCCGGGCGATGTGCCGGCCCGCGCGGATGATCCGGGGCAGGTCCAGGCGCTCCTGCAACGGCCTGGTGTCCAGCGGCGAGCCGCAGTCGCGGACGAGCAGCGTGCCCGCCCGGCGGTCGGTGAGCGCCTGCTCCGCGGCCTCGGGCAGGTCGACGGCGCCCTTCGGGCCGAGGCCCACGTGGCAGTGCGCGTCGACCAGGCCGGGCAGCAGGTAGCCGCCGTTGACGATGGTGGTGGCGCCCGGCACGGGCCGCGTGCGGATGCGGCCGTTGACCACCCACAGGTCGCGCGGGTCACCGCCCTCCGGGAGGACGACGCCGCGCAGGTGCAGACCGGTCACTTGCCGAACTTCAGCTTCGACGGGTCGAAGCCGGGCGGCAGCTGGTCGAGGCCGCCGAGGCCGGGGGGCAGCTCGGGCGCGGCGCCGGGCATGCCGGGCGGCATGCCACCGGGCATCATGCCCGGCACCATCCCGGGGAAGCCGCCGCGCACCTTCGGCGGCGTCGGGCCGCGCCCCTTGCCCTTCTTCCCCTTCTTGCCCTTGCCCTTGCGGTTGTTCCTGCCGCCGCCGGCGCCGGGCAGGCCGAACCGGCCGGCCATCTGCGACATCATCTTGCGCGCTTCGAAGAAGCGGTTGACCAGGTCGTTCACGTCGCTGACCCGGACGCCGGAGCCGTTGGCGATGCGCAGCCGGCGCGAGGCGTTGATGATCTTCGGGTCGTCGCGCTCGGCGGGCGTCATGCCGCGGATGATCGCCTGCACGCGGTCGAGGTGCTTCTCGTCCAGGTTGGCGAGCTGGTCCTTCATCTGGCCCGCGCCCGGCAGCATGCCGAGCAGGTTCGCGATGGGCCCCATCTTGCGCAGGGCCAGCATCTGCTCCAGGAAGTCCTCCAGGGTGAGCTGGCCGGAGCCCATCTTCACCGCGGCGGCCTCGGCCTGGTCGGCGTCGAACGCCTGCTCGGCCTGCTCGATCAGGGTGAGCATGTCGCCCATGCCCAGGATGCGGCTCGCCATCCGGTCCGGGTGGAAGACGTCGAAGTCCTCCAGCTTCTCGCCGTTCGAGGCGAACAGGATCGGCTGGCCGGTGACCTCGCGGACGCTGAGCGCGGCACCACCGCGGGCGTCGCCGTCGAGCTTGGTGAGCACCACGCCGGTGAAGCCGACACCGTCGCGGAACGCGGTCGCCGTGTTCACGGCGTCCTGGCCGATCATGGCGTCGACGACGAACAGCACCTCGTCCGGCTGGACGGCGGCGCGGATGTCGGCCGCCTGGCGCATCATCTCCTCGTCCACGCCGAGGCGGCCCGCGGTGTCGACCACGACGACGTCGTGCTGCGACCGCCTGGCCTCCTCGATGCCGCGGCGGGCGACGTCGACGGGGTCGCCCACGCCGTTGCCCGGCTCGGGCGCGAACACCTTCACGCCGGCGCGCTCGCCGACGACCTGGAGCTGGGTCACCGCGTTGGGGCGCTGGAGGTCGCAGGCGACCAGGATCGGGGTGTGGCCCTGGCCGCGGAGCCACTTGGCCAGCTTGCCCGCCAGCGTCGTCTTGCCCGCGCCCTGGAGGCCGGCGAGCATGATCACGCTCGGCGGGTTCTTGGCCAGGTTCAGCCGCCGGGTCTCGCCGCCGAGGATGCCGACGAGCTCCTCGTTGACGATCTTGACGACCTGCTGGGCCGGGTTCAGCGCCTGGCTGACCTCGGAGCCCTTGGCGCGCTCCTTGACCTTGGCGATGAACGTCCGCACCACGGGCAGCGCGACGTCGGCCTCCAGCAGCGCGACCCGGATCTCGCGCGCGGTGGCGTCGATGTCCGCCTCGGACAGCCGTCCCTTGCCCCTCAGGTTCTGGAGAACCCCGGTGAGCCGGTCGGAAAGGGTGTTGAACACGGTGCCGCCAGACCTCGCACGTCGATTTCCGCCACTGGTCGCTTCCCAGGGTAGCCGTTCAGCCGGCCGTCACCGACAGGCGCAGGCGGTCCTGGCGGGTCAGCACGGTCACGCCGTGCCACCCGCGAGGGGGTCGGCCCCCGGTGAACCGGGTCCGCAGGCGGGTCGCGCGGCGCACGTGCCGCCCGAACGACCGGGAGCGGATCAGCCTGCCGCGCGCGACCTGGCCCGAGAACGCCTCCTCCGGCGTGGCGTCGAGCCACACGAAGTGCCGCGGCCGGTTGCTCAGCACGCCGACCACGACCAGACCGGCCCTGGTGGTGGGCCGGGTCGACGGCTCGTGCACCAGCAGCAGGCTGGTGGTGGCGGTGAGCGCGAACCAGAGGATGCGGGTGCGGTGGACCAGGTGGACCAGCGGCCGGTAGAAGCGGTAGGGGAGCGCCCGGGGCAGGGCGGCCGTGAGGGCGCTCCGGACCTGGTCGGAGTCCAGCACGACGGTCGGCGCTCCCCCGGTGTCGGCGGCGGCGAGCAGCGTCGTCTTGCCCGCTCCCGGCAGTCCGGCCAGCACCACGAGCGAGCGCGGCCTCACAGCGACAGCGGTCATCACGTCCATACTAGGGAGACGTTCCGGGCGCGCTTTAGTTCCCGGCCGCGACCGGCCGCGACCGGTGTCGACCGGCGGCGGCCCAACCCCTCGATGGGCCGCCACCGGCCGGCCGTGGCGACGATCCCCCGCCCCACCCCCCTTGATCGGGCGGGGTTCCCCCTGCCATGCCGGAAGCATGCCCCGAGGACGGGCGCGGGGGCAGCGTGAGCACCCCCGGTCGGTTGTGCGTAGAGCTACGCAACCCGGGCACGCGGACTCACCCGGCGGCGAGCAGCACGGCGCGTTCGACCGCGCGGCGGGCGGCGGTGTCGAGGCCGCCCGGCACGGTGAGGGCGAACGAGTCGACCACCGTGGAGCCCATTGTGGACACCCGGGCCCAGGCGACGTCCACACCGGACCGCTCCAGGGCGTCGGCGACGCGGTGCAGCAGCCCGATCCGGTCGGCCGCGCGCAGCTCCAGCACGACGGCGCCGGTCGACTCGTCGTCGAACCACAGCACCTTCGGCGGCGGCGGGTCCTGGGGCGGGCCGCCGTAGTCGCGCTCCTTGGCGGCCAGCTTGTCGGCCAGCGGCAGCGAGCCGTCCAGGGCCCGGGTCAGCTGCTCGCGCAGCAGGGCCACGTCCGGCAGCGAGCCGAACCGCGGCGACACGGTGAACACGTCCACGGCGCACGCGCCGAGGGAGGGGTCGACGTGCGACCGCAGCGTGGCCGCGTGCACCTCCAGGGAGTTCAGCGCGAGCACCCCCGCCGCCCGGGACAGCAGACCGGGCCGGTCCGGCGCCACCACTGTGACGACGGCGCCCTGGTTGCCGGGGTCGACCAGCACGTCCGGCCGGCCGCCGGCCAGCACGGCGACCGCGAGGTCGAGCCGGCGCCGGTCGAGCGGTTCGGGCTCGGGCAGGGGGTCGCCCGCCATCGCCGTGCGGCAGCGCGCGACCAGGTCGCCGATCAGCGAGGACTTCCACTCGGACCACACGCCGGGCCCGGTGGCCACGGCGTCGGCCTCGGCCAGCGCGTGGAGCAGTTCGAGCAGCACCGGGTCGCCGTCGAGGGTGTCCACGACCCGGCGCACGGTCGCCTCGTCCTCCACGTCGCGGCGCGTCGCCGTGTGCGGCAGGAGGAGGTGGTGGCGCACGAGCGCGGTGAGCGTGGCGACGTCCTGGGGCCACAGGCCGAGGCGTTCGGCGATCTGCGTGGTGAGGGCGGCGCCCACCTCGGAGTGGTCGGCCTGCCTGCCCTTGCCGATGTCGTGCACCAGGGCGCCGAGCAGCAGCAGGTCGGGCCGGGAGACCCGGGTGACCAGGCGGGCGGCGTGCGCGGTGGCCTGCACGAGGTGCCGGTCGACGGTCCAGGTGTGGGCGGCGTCGCGCGGCGGCAGGTCGCGGACCGCGCCCCACTCGGGGAACAGCCTGCCCCACAGGCCGGTGCGGTCCAGCGCCTCCACCACGTCGACCAGGCCGGTGCCGCTGCCCAGCAGGGCCAGCAGCTCGTCGCGGGCCTCCCGGGGCCACGGCTGGCGCAGCTCGGGCGCGGTGTCGGCGAGCGTGGCGAGCGTGCCCGGCGCGATCGGGTGCTTGCCGCGCGCGGCGGCCGCGGCGACCCGCAGCAGCAGCGCGGGGTCGCGGCCGGGCACGGCGTCGCGCGCCAGGGCCACCTCCGCGCCGTGCAGCACGACCCCCTCGTCCAGCGGGCGCCGGGAGGGCGTGCGCCGCAGCGTGGAGCGGGCGAAGACGCCCAGGCCCTTCCTCGGCACGGCGGCCCGCGCCGTGCGCATGGCCACGTCCACCGCGTACACGATCGTCCGCGCGGCCGACGACATCGCCCTGGCCAGCGCGAACCGGTCCTGGAGGCCGAGCGCGGAGGCGACCTCGTCACCGTCCTGGGCGCGCAGCACGTCGCGCGGGCGGCCCGCCACCCGGCGCAGCTCGGTGCGCACGTCCAGCAGCAGCTTGCGCGCCTCGTCGACCTCCGCCGACGGCCGGTCGACCAGTTGCGCCGCGGACAGCGCGTCCAGCAGCACCACGTCCCGCAGCCCGCCGCGGCCGTGCTTGAGGTCGGGTTCCACGCGGTGCGCGATCTCGCCGCTGCGCGCCCACCGGCGCGACGCGGACTCGGACATCTCGTCCAGCCGGGTGCGCACACCCGTGCGCCACGCCTGGCGCGCGCCGTCCGCGAGCCGCCGGCTGACCTCCTGGTCTCCCGCGAGGTGGCGGGTGTCGAGCAGGCCCAGCGCGGTGCGCAGGTCGTCGGCGGCGACGCGCAGCGCCTCGCCCACGGTGCGCACCGAGTGGTCCAGGCCGATGCCCGAGTTCCACAGCGGGTACCAGAGCTTCTCCGCGATGCCGTCCACGCCCTTGTGCCCGTTGTGCACCAGGAGCAGGTCGAGGTCGGAGTAGGGCACCAGCTCGCGCCTGCCCAGGCCCCCCACGGCGACCAGGGCGACCCCGCTGCCCGGCCGGCCGACGCCCGCCTGCGCGGCGTGGGCGGTCAGCCAGAACTCGTGCAGGTCGACCAGCGCCTCGCGCAGCGACTCCCCCGTCAGACGGCGCCGACCCGGCGCGAGCAGCCGATCGCGTGCCCGCACCAGGTCGTCAGCCGTGACGACGGCCGTCTCGGTGTTCTCCATACGGCCGTCTCCCATTGCCTTAGAGGGCGTCCGAGCCGCGCTCCCCGGTCCGGACCCGGATGACCGTGTCGACCGGCGTCACCCAGACCTTCCCGTCGCCGATCTTGCCGGTGCGCGCGGCCTCCACGACGGCGTCGAGGACCTTGTCCACGGCGGCGTCGTCGATCAGCACCTCGATGCGCAGCTTGGGCACAAAGTCGACGGCGTACTCGGCGCCGCGGTAGACCTCGGTGTGGCCCTTCTGCCGGCCGTAGCCCTGGACCTCGCTGACGGTCATGCCGAGCACCCCGAGCTGTTCCAGGGATGTCTTCACGTCGTCGAGGGTGAACGGCTTGATGATCGCGGTGACCAGCTTCATGACTTGTTGCTCCCCTCAAGGACCGCGGTGGCGCCCGCGGCGGCGCTGGGCTTGGAGGCACCGCGGGTGCCGAGGCCCGAGCCGAACTCGTACGCGCTCTCCGCATGCTCGGCCTCGTCGATGCCGCCGACCTCGGCCTCCTCGTCGGCGCGGAAGCCGACGGTGAACTTCACCAGGTAGCCGAGGAGCAGGCTGAGGACGAACGAGTAGGCGAGCACGGCGAGCGCGCCCACCGCCTGGCGCCACAACTGGTCCACGCCGCCTCCGTAGAAGAGGCCGTCGATGCCCGCGGGGGCGGCCGAGCTGGCGAAGAAGCCGATCAGGATGGTGCCGGACAGACCGCCGACCAGGTGCACGCCGACCACGTCGAGCGAGTCGTCGAAGCCGAAGCGGTACTTGAGGCTGACGGCCAGGGCGCACAGGGCGCCGGTGATCGCGCCGATGGCGATGGCGCCGACGGGGGTGACCGAGGAGCAGGCGGGGGTGATGGCGACGAGGCCCGCGACGACGCCGGAGGCCGCGCCGAGGGTGGTGGCGTTGCCGTCGCGGACGCGCTCCACGGCGAGCCAGGCCAGCATGGCGGCGGCGGTGGCGACCAGGGTGTTGACGAACGTGACGCCCGCGGTGGCGTTCGCGCCGAGCGCGGAGCCCGCGTTGAAGCCGAACCAGCCGAACCACAGCAGGCCGGCGCCCAGGACGACCAGCGGCAGGCTGTGCGGCTTCATCCGGTCCTTCGGCCAACCGACGCGCTTGCCGAGGACGAGCGCCAGCGCGAGGCCCGCCGCGCCGGCGTTGATGTGG
This region of Saccharothrix longispora genomic DNA includes:
- a CDS encoding amidohydrolase family protein, which translates into the protein MTGLHLRGVVLPEGGDPRDLWVVNGRIRTRPVPGATTIVNGGYLLPGLVDAHCHVGLGPKGAVDLPEAAEQALTDRRAGTLLVRDCGSPLDTRPLQERLDLPRIIRAGRHIARPKRYIKYLGVEVEDPADLPAAVAEQVGQGDGWVKLVGDWIDRGSGDLKPLWTRDALTEAVKVAHEGGARVTAHVFGEEALPDLLDAGIDCVEHGTGLTDATVEQMARNGTALVPTLINTENFPSIAAGADKYPVYQRHMLDLYARGAGTVAKAVEAGVPVFAGTDAGGGIEHGRIVDEVQALRRVGMTAERALGAASWAAREWLGFPSLTEGAAADVVVYRTDPRVDLDALRHPELVMLRGRVHA
- a CDS encoding ammonium transporter, which translates into the protein MDTGDTAWVLTSAALVLLMTPGLAFFYGGMVRSKSVLNMMMMSLGAIGVVGVLWVLVGYSTAFGTDLGGGLLGKPFEFFGLDGLLTKESLFGTVPTTVFVAFQAMFAIITVALISGAIADRARFGPWLLFAGLWSLVVYFPVAHWVFDFDGKDADGNVVDPGGWIANKLLAIDFAGGTAVHINAGAAGLALALVLGKRVGWPKDRMKPHSLPLVVLGAGLLWFGWFGFNAGSALGANATAGVTFVNTLVATAAAMLAWLAVERVRDGNATTLGAASGVVAGLVAITPACSSVTPVGAIAIGAITGALCALAVSLKYRFGFDDSLDVVGVHLVGGLSGTILIGFFASSAAPAGIDGLFYGGGVDQLWRQAVGALAVLAYSFVLSLLLGYLVKFTVGFRADEEAEVGGIDEAEHAESAYEFGSGLGTRGASKPSAAAGATAVLEGSNKS
- a CDS encoding AAA family ATPase, which gives rise to MTAVAVRPRSLVVLAGLPGAGKTTLLAAADTGGAPTVVLDSDQVRSALTAALPRALPYRFYRPLVHLVHRTRILWFALTATTSLLLVHEPSTRPTTRAGLVVVGVLSNRPRHFVWLDATPEEAFSGQVARGRLIRSRSFGRHVRRATRLRTRFTGGRPPRGWHGVTVLTRQDRLRLSVTAG
- a CDS encoding P-II family nitrogen regulator, whose amino-acid sequence is MKLVTAIIKPFTLDDVKTSLEQLGVLGMTVSEVQGYGRQKGHTEVYRGAEYAVDFVPKLRIEVLIDDAAVDKVLDAVVEAARTGKIGDGKVWVTPVDTVIRVRTGERGSDAL
- a CDS encoding CPBP family intramembrane glutamic endopeptidase, with translation MEEQGTGRAHWGFLAFFTGLAGYYLATLVFTAATADRFAEVDISDPPVLGPLLLLVFLPNVLLGLGPAVVSWRWGAGPNRDFGLLPTVRDLKVGLAAGGAALLAAWLLGAILLRLTRDQTSGAERIEALSGGRTVWLAAAVLFVFLGAPLAEELLTRGALWQALAHYRVPRVAVLALTALVFAFLHEESWRMISLFAQGLAIGAARMITGRVASSVVAHATNNLLPAVYLYTG
- the ffh gene encoding signal recognition particle protein translates to MFNTLSDRLTGVLQNLRGKGRLSEADIDATAREIRVALLEADVALPVVRTFIAKVKERAKGSEVSQALNPAQQVVKIVNEELVGILGGETRRLNLAKNPPSVIMLAGLQGAGKTTLAGKLAKWLRGQGHTPILVACDLQRPNAVTQLQVVGERAGVKVFAPEPGNGVGDPVDVARRGIEEARRSQHDVVVVDTAGRLGVDEEMMRQAADIRAAVQPDEVLFVVDAMIGQDAVNTATAFRDGVGFTGVVLTKLDGDARGGAALSVREVTGQPILFASNGEKLEDFDVFHPDRMASRILGMGDMLTLIEQAEQAFDADQAEAAAVKMGSGQLTLEDFLEQMLALRKMGPIANLLGMLPGAGQMKDQLANLDEKHLDRVQAIIRGMTPAERDDPKIINASRRLRIANGSGVRVSDVNDLVNRFFEARKMMSQMAGRFGLPGAGGGRNNRKGKGKKGKKGKGRGPTPPKVRGGFPGMVPGMMPGGMPPGMPGAAPELPPGLGGLDQLPPGFDPSKLKFGK
- a CDS encoding [protein-PII] uridylyltransferase; translated protein: MENTETAVVTADDLVRARDRLLAPGRRRLTGESLREALVDLHEFWLTAHAAQAGVGRPGSGVALVAVGGLGRRELVPYSDLDLLLVHNGHKGVDGIAEKLWYPLWNSGIGLDHSVRTVGEALRVAADDLRTALGLLDTRHLAGDQEVSRRLADGARQAWRTGVRTRLDEMSESASRRWARSGEIAHRVEPDLKHGRGGLRDVVLLDALSAAQLVDRPSAEVDEARKLLLDVRTELRRVAGRPRDVLRAQDGDEVASALGLQDRFALARAMSSAARTIVYAVDVAMRTARAAVPRKGLGVFARSTLRRTPSRRPLDEGVVLHGAEVALARDAVPGRDPALLLRVAAAAARGKHPIAPGTLATLADTAPELRQPWPREARDELLALLGSGTGLVDVVEALDRTGLWGRLFPEWGAVRDLPPRDAAHTWTVDRHLVQATAHAARLVTRVSRPDLLLLGALVHDIGKGRQADHSEVGAALTTQIAERLGLWPQDVATLTALVRHHLLLPHTATRRDVEDEATVRRVVDTLDGDPVLLELLHALAEADAVATGPGVWSEWKSSLIGDLVARCRTAMAGDPLPEPEPLDRRRLDLAVAVLAGGRPDVLVDPGNQGAVVTVVAPDRPGLLSRAAGVLALNSLEVHAATLRSHVDPSLGACAVDVFTVSPRFGSLPDVALLREQLTRALDGSLPLADKLAAKERDYGGPPQDPPPPKVLWFDDESTGAVVLELRAADRIGLLHRVADALERSGVDVAWARVSTMGSTVVDSFALTVPGGLDTAARRAVERAVLLAAG
- a CDS encoding CPBP family intramembrane glutamic endopeptidase, with translation MNPPDVPPTGLIASVRAVGREPEPARSGQRWGFGAFLLVEAIFILSAVFITAIARTSGTDLGNSVAFILVGSIVPTVLAAAAAVAITHLRGNGPLQDLRLGWDWADVKVGLKLGALGLVLTYVAAVVWSRVVGDQNATSAIGELVDGAALPLGAAVAMFLYVCFLGPVCEEVIYRGLLWGAIERQRWSRWAAFTLTTLIFAASHLEPLRTSLLIVIAIPIGIARLITRRLTASVVAHVVNNFLPGLTLLLVSVGVMPA